TCTGGAAGGTGGGGTTTTAAATCTAAAGGGATCGATCGATCGCTAAATCCTCATAGGGAAGCGTGTGTGGCTGCGCCCTGGAAAGAAGTATTTATTCGGTCGATTCCATCGAGATGGAGGTATGGCCTCATTCAGTTTGATGATCACACCTTTTACCTGACCTCTTATCGAATAGTCCGCCATGCTGTCAATCATACTTCGATATCCCGCAAGCATATGACCATTGAAATCTCACCGGTGAATTCGAGAGATGGGGTACGGTTGATTCCCCCGCGAAAACATACATTCTCTGGCTAATTCGGGCCCAGTTATCACCACGAGCACGATCCACTATTACTATAACCGATTTGGACTCGAAGAAAGGAACGGTCGTTGATGAAAGGAGAATCCATGGAGAATGCAAGTTGGACAAGAGGGATGAGCATGTCATCCAGCTCGCGAAATACCGGCATACGCTCCGGTGTGTATCTCTGTTTATGATTGATTTGAATTCCAGCTGATGATTTCGATAGTATCAAATGGGAACCCGTGATTCTAACTTTGTCAGCCTCCTCCAAGCAGGTTCGAGGTGAGGATCCTCTAGCCCATGTTCGCTCACGTCTAGAGGACCTCGACATTAAGACCATCATGGACTACATTGTCGATCACACAACACATGTGGTACAGCGTAAACGAAATACAGCCAAGGGTCTTCAGGCGCTCGTCAACGGGAAGTATATTGTAGATGATTCATACATCGATGCACTCGTCTACGCGGCTACTCCCGCTGATCTTGAGAACGACGAGTCACTCTGTCCTCTCGAAATCGACTTTAAATTGGCGTGGCCCGATCCAAATCAACATCTCCCTCCTCCTGGAAAAGAGCCAACTCAGCGCCCCGCCGCTGCTTTCGCTCCGAACTCCGCACGTCTTAATGTCTTCGAGGGATATACGTTTATCTTCGGTGATCCAGCCCAGTTTGAGAATCTGCAAGGTCCAATAAACAATGGCCAAGGAAAGACGCTTTTCTACCAGGTTGAAGATGGGGTCACAACTGCCCCAGACATCGTTCGGTTCATGAAAAAGGCAGCAGGGGGGAAGGGCGTGGGAGGTGAGCGGCACGGTTCCGGTGGCGTCGTTCTTGTTCGCTTTCGATCAAAAGGAGACCTCGAACAGTGGTCTATTGACGTCGGTAATGAAGTTGCCCTGATGACGGACCAACGCGTGATAGAGCAACGAGAATTCCTTGACGCCATCCTGGGAAATGATGCATCGCCCCTCTGTCGTGCCTTGCCCGCGGAGGAGGGCTCTAGTCAGATCTTCGCATCTACACCAGCAGTCGAGGCTGTGCAAACCAGCCAACGAGCAATTTCTGTCGTGCCCGTCGTGTCCGAATCGGGATCGCCCCCTGATCCTAAGACTAGTCAGCCCTCAGCAGCTCGGTCCAAGATCCCCCGTGTGCGTGCATACGTCAGTAAAATGAAAGCCTTCGATGACGGATTCGACATGGAATCTGTCCCAGTCTATGCGCCTGAAGGAGAAAACATCAATATCAACTCCACCCAGACCATGGACATCGAAACGCAATCACCGTCCCAAGCACCCCAGTCCCTTGATACAGTAAAGGAAGATCCTGAGGAGGATACGGTCGCTGATCTTCTCCCGGGCGCCCGTGCAATGAAGCGTCGTCGTGCAGAGATGACTCGCCACTACCCACAGGGTGAAGCCGTAGTCACCGAAACGGAGGCCCCGAAACGCAAGCGACCTAAACTCGACGTGCTCGAGGCCGCGCGAAGACAccgagaagatgaagagcaaCAAcgcaaggccgaggaagacacCCATGCAAGCGACATGGGTGATGTGGATGTGGACCAATTGAAGAACCTGGCCATTGTGGAAGAAATGGAGATTCCCGCCCGGAATGCACCGGCCCGCGAGGTTGGCAGCTCGAATCGATGGGACGACCAATGGAACGGGCGCAAGAACTTCAAGAAATTCCGGCGAAAAGGCGAGCCGCGTGGTCGAGCTCGCATCCAGACGGTGATCGTTCCCCTAGAAGAAGTAACCCGCAAAGACTATGGAATCGGCGATCACTACTGGGGCGGCAATACCACCGAGACGAACTCTCGAATCGAGCTTGCGGATCCGGGCTCCGAGGATCGTCGTGGTGAGCTTGCCCCATCATGCTCCGAGCTGTCAACGACTGCACGCACCTCTCCTGAGCCGACTCCAGACCCAACTCCAGCTAGGCGCCCGAAGAGAACCCGCGAGGAGCGCGATTCAGATAGTGATGATGGCCTTCGTTTCCGTTTCAGGCGCAAGCGTTAGCTTCCGCCTTATTTTTCTTTGCAACGGTTTTGTAGCGTCTATTCTGCATCGATACCCTTCCCTTCATTTGCTGATGTGTGCCTTATGTTTTTCTATGGGTAAAGTTTTTCAGAGCTGAATTACAATGACTAGGTAGAGATCATCTCTGTCAAGTTTCTACGGCATGACTGTAGAGCCAAGGGTGCTCTCACGGCCGCACATCGTGTTTGAGACGATAATGTTGCAAATCAATACATGTATAATGTAACATACGATCTATTTGAATCATTCATGTTTTAAATCTTTATCTGCGTTCGTTCTCGTTCTCTAAAGTCAGAATAGAAAGTATTCCTACAGTTGAAAGGGTCCGTGTCGCGCAACGTCTCTCCTCTTTACATTCAACCTCCCCCAATACATCGCCACATCCTACCTATATCTTTGTACTTTTCATCTATTTTCTTCTCTATTAGATGATCTGTTCcatttcatcttcttctcctctcttCGCTTACGGCCGGGTTCGTCTCTCACCCTGCCAATCCCATCTAATCCGCCTCCCTAGGCTCCCCAACAGCTTGCTGGGCGAACCCCTCCATTTCTGTAACTTATTCCCTTTCCTCGTGAATTTGATCCACTGGAATCTACCGCCTGTATTGAGACCAAATATCGGGCCAATGCTGCTTTGATATCACCACCCAAACACAGTTGTAAGGTGAGTACTGCCGTATATGCATGGCGCCGGCAAGACCTGTTTGCTCACTGACATATGCCAACCTCTAGCCACCAGGCTGCAGTTTCTCTTCTGAAGTAGAGCAAGTCGCACTAATGACCTCTAACTCCCCTGATCATCTCCTATCTCTATCTCTACCGCTCCTCAGCATTTCCGCAATTTCTCCTCTCTGGTCAGTGTCGGTCAATTCAATAGCCACTGCACCCGTTGTATTTCCTGCAATCGTAGGGAAATCAGACTGCAGCCCCGGTGCAAAATTTCTTTGCCGGCATTTCTTTGAAAACCACACCTCCAGTCCTATCCCTGCCAGTGAGGGCCAATCTCAACTCCCCGCAACAGTCCCCGCATTGACTATGTCAGCCCCAGCCCAGTTGGGAAATCAATTCATGGACCTCCCAGTTGAGATCCATGAGATTATTCTGGATCATGTCTTTGGCAAAAGAGCCTCTGCTGGTAATCATTCATCATATGGTAAAACTTCTGCCCAGAACTGGAGTAAGGCCCTGCATCATCCACGGCGGAAGGCCCTTTCCAACCTGGCCTTGACTTGCCGGGTATGGACTGGACTTGTTCAAAGCCGAATCTACCGCCATAGTAAGCTTTTTCTGACTGGGAATCTAAAATTTTAAAACGATTGTACGGACAACTGACTTTTTGCATAGTCAGAATCAAGGGCAGCAGAGAAGAATTGGCCAGCTGTGTGCGGTGGTTCAAGAGAAACCAGCATTTGATTACTTACGTCTGCCACATTGAGATTTGGATGCCTATCTGGGGAGATCGGGCTCTTCAGCCTGACATTTCTCGCTTGAATGCGGAGCAACATACTGCTCAGGCAGCCGCTGGGCGCGTTGTATCGATGCAATTGAACCATGATCATCAGGGAAATGACATGTTTTATTATCACCGCGTGACGAACAATGCTTCCTTGGAGGAAATTTTTGAGCTGATTCGACGATTTTTCCCTACTGCCCGAGTTCTCACCCTGGAGGGTGGCCACTGCAAAAACCCGCCTATGATCCGACACTTCCGCCACAGTCGTGGCATGTACAGTCTGCAAGCTCTCATTCCACGGCGTCTACCTGTTCTTGAACACATACAGACATTTATAATGCGTGGCGCCTGGAACCTGATGCGACAACTAGACGACTGGCACAATATTTCGCGGGCATTGCCAGCTTTGAGTGAATGGCAGTGTGCTTGGGCTCAACCCCATCTGAATGCGTACTTCATCATGATCAACATCTTCACTCGCCCTCCAGCTACAATCCGACACATCAATCTCAGCCTGGAGGGATTTGACACCAAAAATACTTTGCTGACTGGGCTTTCTGGACCTCGAAGCTCACTTCCTCCCATCTGCAGCCTGCTTGGCGAGAGAGCCGCGCACTTGGAATCTTTTGCCTACACCGGTCGTGTATGCTGGTACTTCTTTGAGACACTAAAGCAAGGGGCTACAGCATTCAATTCTTGTTCTCCGCTCAGGTACTTGGACCTTGTAGTCAAGGCGTGCTGTCAGAAGGCGGACAAATCGCATCACTGGTCGCAGATGAGCCTGGGGATAAGCAAAATTACGAGCCTTGCGTTTATTCGTGCGTTCGAGGCAATGGTGGTCAAGGCAATCGAGTGTCTATCTGTACTCCCTGCCCTGGAGTATTTGCGGATCCGTTTCATCGATCTTGACTCAAGATGTCCACCTCTGAACCCTTATTTCCAGCTTGATAATAATAAGTGCACAGGCCTGTGGAGTGAAGACATTCTGGAATCTTTGCGCAGAAACCGACCATCGGCCTCATTTATCGCGCTTACAGATGGACTAGCCGCGGAGTACAGTGACCATCAAATTGTGGGCGCCTTGATGCCCCGGGCTCGCCCCCTGGGCATCCAAGTGAACACGTACAGTCTTCTTGCGGACAGCTCCAACTCTCACTAGGCTCACAGCTTGCTTTGGTCCCCTTTTGGGTATTCTGACCTTTTTTCGCCTTGTACTTTCGTAGTTCACTAATACCCTTTCATCGTTTCTGACATCTCAACGAGTTTCTTGTTCAGCATTCCACACTTGCCCTTTTGTGACATCACGCCGGTGGCTGTCATATTCAAGCACATATTGGCTGCCACTTGCCGTTCTGGCATACTCTTTCTCTcgcttctttgttttttctccttcttctttctcttaAAGTGTCAGAGTATGCAATCGTCTGATGGGCTGCAAACTTCTTCGATCCAGAGAAGGGAAACAAAAACTGCGCTCAATGCCACTTTTCTTGTCGCCCGGCTTTTCCGCTCTCGACTAGCCGTCTTCGAGAGGGCAGCCTGCTTTTTGAGTGCAAAAGCACTATCCTCTTTCAACGCCACTCGTGGATAAGAGTACTGAATCGGGGGGGGAATCGGAGAATCGTTCTCTTGTGGTTTTGCCGGTTGGCTTGGTTTTCTCGGTCATACTGACCCATAAAATGTCTGCTGGATTGGGTTGTATTTAATGTACATGGTTCAATGTCATCCTGGTCAATCTTGGTTGCATTTATCTCAGACCCGTCACTGTGAACACATCTCCATTAGATAAATGTAGTTCCCCTCTCATTTTGGTGCATTTGTGATCTCACCAGCATCGTCCCCACCATCCCGAACGATGATGCCCAAAATCCAGACATTCacggcgaagaagaagagcccTGCGAGGAACAGCCCAGGCACAAAGGATGGCAGCCCTAGGAATTCGAGGTTGTACCCTTGGTGCAGCCAAAGGGCCTATATAGTATGTCAGAGCTGTAGTCTGAACATTGTGACATCGGATGGTCAGTAAATAATACATACCTGTCCAGCAATCCATAGCATGGCTGCTGATATGCCAAGAGTGGGCTTGCGAACAAGCGAGGAGAAGGGTAGGTAAAACGGAAGCAGGATGAGGTACCAGAGGAAATACTAGACAGGTTAGCTGCCAGTATGACCAATTTCGGACGAAATCACATACCTGACTAGTACAGACTTTGTTGAAAGTTACAAATGTAAAGGTTTGCGCGAGCATCGCAGTAGCCAGGTTCTTCTTTGCTAGAACAAGAGGCAAAGCAACAACCACAAGGGTTAACTGCGGGAGGAAGGCCAGCGCCTCAAAGCGAGTTTCCGCTCCACCGGCAGCAGACAGATATAGCAGTGTACTATATGGGGAGAAATTGTGGCGGTGATCGATGCGAGTAAGGTGGTGGAAGAATGTGTGGTGTAGGAATGGGTGGCCGTACTGGAGGTACATGACGAGATTCAATGCCACGAAACTGGCCAGTGCTGCGACAGTGAATTTCACCCGGGACGGCGTAATGAACCCGAATACCTTTGACAGCAGACTTGGGCAAGCCATTAAAGACCCATCGCGCTCAGCATCCCACCACCAGAGAATGGAGACACCATAGATGAACGGATAAATTTTGAAATGTACAGCAAAACCCAGTATAACCCCAGCAAGGGTAGGCTTCTTTGTCAAAGTTGCCCATAGAAGCGCCGCAACAAGCACGCCGAGCATTCCCTCGGAACTACCACGGGTGCTGATATTGGCAACCATGGGGTTCCACAGCCAAACAGCGGCCACATATCGCAGCGCGCGCTCGACAGGAAAGCGATAGCATTGGACAAGTAGCTTGACAACAAGCCATCCAGCAAGTACATCAGACAGTGCAAAAAGCGCCTTTCCGAAGGTGAAAGTCAATGCTGACCAAGGCGTGGCAGCCTCCCATGCAGTCGGGAGAAGCATCCATGCCAAGAGTGGCGTGTAGCGGTAAGTATCGCGAGCATAGGGCGACTCGCCATTTGCAACGTAACGGGCAGCATCAGTGAACACCATGTAATCAATATCGGTGTATTTCACAGCGGAATGCGCGTCCTGCCAGCCTCCAtagacgaggaggatgaggcGAAGAACGATTGCGGCGAGGAAGACTCGCGCTGACGAGTTGAAGAGAGCCATTCTCTTACCTTGGACTTTaggtctttcttttttgtacTTCAATAACAACCAAACGAAGAAAATCAAAGGTTGCTAGATTGTCTGTTTCGGCTAGCTCGCATAATTGGGCGTCTTGATGAACCCCTTAGCGGATGTCGTGGGAGGAAGCAAGGAGCTATACATCCAACTAAAATTTTTGGCGTTGAACCCTGTAATGACTGTGAACGTGAATTCAATCACTGGATTTTTATTCCATATGATTCGTGCCAGGTAAATCGGATGTTTCGTGGAAGATGTTGATGCCACCACTAGCCCTGGAGGCCTGATGTCGCGCTGACTCAGCATGGTCCGTGTCCAGTGCGATATTGCCTAATCGGGACGGGAAGTATACCTTCAGGCGATGAACAAAGTACATACAATTAGAGGCATTACAGCCCCCTTAAGACCGGCTTGTCAATTCTTATGCCTTCTTTGGAATTGAAAGTTGGAAATTGTATGTTTTCTGTTGATTTCATAGTGTCCCCCCACAGTTGTACACTGGTCCCTGATTTAAACACTGAGGCCCGGTATTCAAGCAGATAGAAGGCGTACATAGTATGCACATGTACTATGCATATAATCAAACTGAATAGCTCTACCTGAGGTCTTCACCTCACTAAAACAAGTAGTATTTACTGGTCCACGTTGGAGCTGCCAAAAGACGGGGAAAGTGGCCAAGGAATTGCGGGGATTTATAACGTCCCTGCAATGCTTCGTATTCTATACACTAAAAATTCAACCCGAGTAAGTGCCAAATGTCTATCCTTAACTATCCAAAGACTTTGAAGATAAGTTCAAGCCAGTCATATCAGATGCTTTGACGTCTTTGGCTGATGTCGACGTTAATGCTGCGCCATTGAGAGTAGGTTCTGGACAAGTCCAGTGAGACCCTGAGACCAGACTTAAAGtaccttttttctttcaagTTGGTTGACCGAAATGCCCACAGAAGGTTTCACGTAGAAACGCAGAGAGCCCGAGGGAATTTCATGCTTCTAGTCCGGAGTTGCACGTTTATACCCCAGTTCCTGGTCTTGATGTTTCAACTATCCGACATCTGACAAATATCACTACACTAACGCTTTTCAATTGTAGCTATCCATCTTATTATTGTAATGACAGAAACAAGACGTCTGAGGAAATCTCGACAAACGCTGAGGTTGGTGATACTTTTGAGATCGCTTTTTGTGCTGATGATATCCCCGTATCTAAGATTGCATGAATATCACCAGCTGTGATGATCGGAGATCTAGAAGCAAGTTTATTTACACTAAGCAAGCTGATAGCTACCACCCACCCCAGGGCACTtagattgagattgaaggCATGTGAGGCTTAGCATACTCCCTGCCCAGTGAGGCACATTATGACACCTCGGACCTGTATTACTTGAATCACTTGGGTTAGAATTCATCGTCCGCTTTTGAAATTTGACTGGCCAAGTTGGGACTACTTAATCTGATAGGTTAGATGCCGTCAGATGATGTGGTCTGATTTTATACCAAATGCAGTATGACACCCTAATTTAAACATGTCTAGTTCTAACCGTGGCCACCCATTTCGTTAGATATGGACTATAAATTTTTTCCAAGACCTATCATTTTACAATAGCATAAGGGGGCGATCCCCCGCAAAAGAAGCGAACCTATATCGTCCACCCAATTATCTCCCAGGTCCATGGTATCTTCTGATAGACATATGATAATTTCATGAGCGTTTATTAAATATAAAGGTAGATCTCTTGAGGTGTTCTTCTCTCCATTACAGAAACTTCAGCATGGCGCTACGCATAGGAAAGTATATTATCGGGGTCAATCGAGGGCTTCTCAGTCCAGGGACCGATGAGACGGCAAAGCTCGAGAAGGTCAGCTCCTCAATGAGCTCGATCTCGAAAAAGAACAAACTTCGCCGGCATTTCAGGAGATTCTGGTGTCTGTACCTCATCGCCAATGTGATTTTCTTGTCGATTTTCTTACCAGTTTTGTACGCCAGAGTGCTCTTTTACTTATTCTCCTGATGATCATCAAACTGACTCTACTGAAAAAGCTTTCTGGTCGCGATTCCTGCTATCGCTCAGCTAGTCGTCAACAAATCGGATCTGCGAATTGTCAATGCCGAAGTGATGCACCCAACAGCAGAAACAGTGCGGATGACACTAGAAGCTAAAGTAAACTTGAAGCTTGCACTGGGCGTTCGACTCGATCCAGTCGTCTTCTATACCTTTGTGCGCTCCGCTGGCTACAAAAATGCATATGCAGGAATCAAGATCCCCGGACAAACTATCAAGGGGAATTATTCACTCGGCGTCATGGACCAGTTGACACCCATCCTCAATGTGACTTCCTGGGAAACCTTTGTGAGTCAAGCCGTTCTCCAAAAGGAAACAGCATTATCGCTCTATGGAGCGACCACTGGATATCTCGGAGTCCTGAAAAACCACTTTGTATTGGATAAAGATGTGACAATGCCAGGTGAGTACGTCACTATTGTCGACTTCCATGGCTAATCTCTGTAGCCTTAAACAGGTTTGCAGGCTTCTCCGTTGCAAATAGCACATTCCTCTTACCAGCAGAGGATGATGGATCCAACCTCGTTGCCAATATTACACTTCCAAACCCCTCCGTCCTCAGCTTTGAAGTTGGCACCATCACACTCGACCTCAAAAGCGGCCATACAGACCTGGTCATCGGCAAAGCAACGGTCAAAGGCGTCACTCTCAGACCAGGCAACAATACATTCCCGTTGACAGGTGTGATCGATATCGGCACAATGATCGGCAACCTCACCGAAGTTCTCAGCTCACAGGGTCCCGCCATCAGAAGAGGCGCACTGAGCCTGACAGCTGTCACCAGATCAATTGTATCCAATGGCACTCTGATCCCGTACTATACAAAGGCTCTTGCATCACTCCCCCTAGTAGCAAATGTGAGCATTGGTGATGTTCTCAGGAACTCGCTCGCTCACCTGGGCTCGAGTGAAACAATGTCAGAACGCGACGAAAAACGCAAGAGAGGCCCCGTGCAATTGGACGGCCCAGTTGGATACGGTGACTTGTATAGCCAGGTTGCAAGTCTGAAACACAACAGACACGTTCAAAAGATTTttgaggatgaagatcccaagcGACGAGACGCTATGATAGATTCGCTGGCTCGGTATTATGCTGCACTTTGAATGTCTGATTTGAATTAAATTTAACGAAATCTCCATGACACTTGTTCTGTCTGAGTTCAGTTTTCTCAAATGGCTTGCTTGGGGGTTGACCAACCGTTGAGGCGAATGAGGTAGATCCATGTAATTTGTACTGATCAGCGCAACAGCTTCGAAGCATTCAAGAAAATGTGATGGAGTAGGACCCCCATGTTGGTGTCAGCCATATCATTAAAATAATGGGGAAAAAAATTTGAGAAATTCTACAGTATATTGATATACTTGAAGCGTTGAGACGAAAATAAAAAGTCAAGTCTGTCATACATTCATTTCCCACATATGCCCTATGCTAACATGCTGGATCGAAAACTTTCTAAGTAAATCAAAAGAATAGAATAGAGAGGAGAAGGGAACAAGCTCTCAGTAATAAATTCCACCATTTATAAAATAACCAGGATCCGGCATGGGATCAAAATACGCAGGTTGTTCTCCAAATTTTGGGCCTTTCTCAAAATCGGGGGTCAACAAAGTCACATCGTTCCTCTCATCGGTATCAGTGACAACCCCTGGCCACAAGCTGTTGTCACTCCAGCTCAAATACTCCCAGAGATGCTGGCCCCCTGAATCATCCGTGAAGGGTGTAGCAGCGAGAGGGTCGAGGAATCCATTCTCGCTCATTGCCATGTTACCCTGACTCAGTCCGGGCGCCGGGAGCCTGAGTGACATATCCCGACCAGCGGGATAAGAGGCACTCAGAATACTCGCGGACGAATCAGGATCAGGTAGGTCCTGCCCCCGCTTGCTAGCCTCGTAAATACGCGAGATAGCATCCAGAGATCGCTTCGCCGTATGGCCAAAGGACTGCATACGGGCCAGGGTCATCATGGCCATTTCCACTTGCGCCTGACAGGACTCAATGGAAGCGCGGGGGTCATTTACCGTTGTATCCTTGAGGAACAGTCCCACCAAGGGAACCAGAGAAGCCTGGAAGGTCCACCAGACAGCATTCCATCCGCATAGCTGGTTTAGCTGCGCCGTAGCAGCAATATTCTGAATTGATTCCTCTGCAAACTCACGACATTTTTCGATCGCGGTGCGCTCCTCGGATCGCAGTGCGATATAAGGTACGCGGCGCATGGCGTAGCTGAGCAGTGTTGGGCGGTACAGGAGGATCCGCTGGTTATAGTACCGCCAGCGCATGACTGTACGGACCGTGTTTATTGACTCAGAGCAAGGCTCATGGTCTTTCAGGACGGAGGGGAGATTGTCCCACCACTCGAGGAGCTGTGCATCTGCGTGGGCCATTTCTTGATGTTTAACAAGCGGTGCTGCGGCGAGGGACTCTTGAACTTGGGTTGCGATCTTGGCGAAGCGAACATTTTCCACCAAGGGGAGGATCTCGAGGACGTTCCCCTATTTGAATCTCAGTTTTTAAGTTATCATTCTTTCTGGGGAGAAAAAAGACCTACCTTGTCTCGGCAAAGGGGAGGTTTGACTGTAATATTTGAGCCTATCCGACCCAAACTAGGACGGCCCAGGGTCATGCCAGCCCAGGTATCCATGCAGAACAATGACCACCAGACGCGACGCTTGAGATCCATGGATGCTAGCTTCGCTGCACTCGGTATTTGACGAGTCTCGGTAAACTCTTTATGGAGTCCCAAGGCAGCCGCCATACGCAGCGCAGCGCCCATAAGGGAGTATGCCAGATTCGGCTGGCTAATATAGTGGCAGTACCAACCGCCCATCAGGCCCAGCGCCTGGATAGTCTCAATCTGGGAACTTCCCAAGGAAGTCAGAGTTAGGTGACCCTTGCACCGCAGGAAGTATGTTTGGTGTGTCACATCATCGGGTCCTGTAGCCGCAATGCAACCGAGAGCGAGAACAATGTTCAGCAGAGCAAGCCAATGGTCATCTCTGCGACGACCGGTGCAGTAGGCCTCGCGGAAGGAGCGCTCATCGATCATAGGAGCGAAGGCTTGGAAGTAGAGGAAGTATGCATCAAGCATTTGCATCTCTGAGGGTGGAATGAGGGGTTGTGGGGGTGTAATAGGCCCATGATGTGGCCATCCTGTCGGGTTCTCCGGTTCATTTACAGGAGTTCGCGAAAAGTATGAGGCACAGCCTGGATCCAGCCAGACAATGACCTTGATCACGGCCTGGATAGATGATACTCCAAGGTAAGATGAAGGCTGGCGAGCCGATAGCGATAGCCCATTAACATCATCCGAGACGCTCTCTACTAGATCCGAGGAGTTGGTATTACGGCTATCCGGGATTTCCTCAGGCATAGTTTGCAGAGCCTCGAGGTTGTCGTCGTCATTTGACAACGGTGATACGTGAGCGTCCACGGAAGCCGATGTAGATGGTGAAGTGGCATGATGTGATAATGTTTGCAAGTGAGAGCTCGATGGAACGGTGGTGAGCTCAAGGAGTTTCTCCCGCGGCAAATTTGCCAGCAACTCAGGCGAGAAGTTTGGGAACAACTTTCTCAGGATACTTCGATACTCTTCTAGAGTTGTAGATAGCTTTTCAACATGTCTGTATAAAATCAACTGGTTAGATGGTCGTCTGAAGAAAATGATCGAAGGTCTCACCTCCGCGACGGCCGCGGGTCTGAATAGTGGCACTGGTCTGACTTCTTATACCACCGACAGGCTTCACATGGCTTCTCGCCATCACACTTGATCTTGCGATGGCGACAAGATGTACAAGCACGCAAAGTTGTCACACGGCGACTAATGGATTCACGTCTCTCACTAGTAGACCGGTTGCGGGCAGAAGTTGCAGCCGTAGGGTTCTCAAACCCCTCGAATGTATGGAACATTATTGATGTGATTACAAAATTCACAGCCACCTTGCGGTCACTGAGTGAGCGACATGGATGTGTAGAATAGTGATTTTTCTAATAAATAGTGAGACGGTTGATCCTTCACATTGCTGAAAAGTGGCAAGTCATCCGTCTTGGGGGACAGAACAAAAGTagattaaaaagaaaaagcagactaaaaccaaaaaaaaagtaggcTGATCCGCTTAATcccctccctccccccccccccccccccccccccccgcatTTTGGTGATGGATTTGGACTTGTGCaagtctttct
Above is a genomic segment from Penicillium digitatum chromosome 3, complete sequence containing:
- a CDS encoding Fungal transcriptional regulatory protein, N-terminal, encoding MFHTFEGFENPTAATSARNRSTSERRESISRRVTTLRACTSCRHRKIKCDGEKPCEACRWYKKSDQCHYSDPRPSRRHVEKLSTTLEEYRSILRKLFPNFSPELLANLPREKLLELTTVPSSSHLQTLSHHATSPSTSASVDAHVSPLSNDDDNLEALQTMPEEIPDSRNTNSSDLVESVSDDVNGLSLSARQPSSYLGVSSIQAVIKVIVWLDPGCASYFSRTPVNEPENPTGWPHHGPITPPQPLIPPSEMQMLDAYFLYFQAFAPMIDERSFREAYCTGRRRDDHWLALLNIVLALGCIAATGPDDVTHQTYFLRCKGHLTLTSLGSSQIETIQALGLMGGWYCHYISQPNLAYSLMGAALRMAAALGLHKEFTETRQIPSAAKLASMDLKRRVWWSLFCMDTWAGMTLGRPSLGRIGSNITVKPPLCRDKGNVLEILPLVENVRFAKIATQVQESLAAAPLVKHQEMAHADAQLLEWWDNLPSVLKDHEPCSESINTVRTVMRWRYYNQRILLYRPTLLSYAMRRVPYIALRSEERTAIEKCREFAEESIQNIAATAQLNQLCGWNAVWWTFQASLVPLVGLFLKDTTVNDPRASIESCQAQVEMAMMTLARMQSFGHTAKRSLDAISRIYEASKRGQDLPDPDSSASILSASYPAGRDMSLRLPAPGLSQGNMAMSENGFLDPLAATPFTDDSGGQHLWEYLSWSDNSLWPGVVTDTDERNDVTLLTPDFEKGPKFGEQPAYFDPMPDPGYFINGGIYY